One Danio rerio strain Tuebingen ecotype United States chromosome 13, GRCz12tu, whole genome shotgun sequence DNA window includes the following coding sequences:
- the btbd6a gene encoding BTB/POZ domain-containing protein 6-A isoform 2 (isoform 2 is encoded by transcript variant 2), producing the protein MAAELYPVSDHATLQKSGAVMLSLPEKKRSVEPVSQTTASIATTPTTEQNINNNNVEIPSWHSAHPTLRERNALMFNNEQMADVHFIVGPPGESQRVPAHKYVLAVGSSVFCAMFYGDLAEGDSDIHIPDVEPAAFLILLKYMYSDEIELAPDTVLATLYAAKKYLVSALARACVGFLETSLEARNACVLLSQSRLFEEPELTQRCWEVIDAQAELALRSEGFSEIDLPTLESILQRETLNVKESVVFQAVLGWADAECRRQGVSPTSQNQRSVLGKALHLVRLPSMTLQEFADGAAQVDILTLEETHSIFLWYTAATKPSLGFPVNARKGLTAQRCHRFQSSAYRSNQWRYRGRCDSIQFAVDKRVFIAGLGLYGSSGGKAEYSVRIELKRQGVLLAQNLTKFVSDGSSSTFPVWFEHPVQVEQDAFYTVSAVLDGSELSYFGQEGMTEVQCGKVTFQFQCSSDSTNGTGVQGGQIPELIFYA; encoded by the exons ATGGCGGCGGAACTGTACCCGGTCAGCGATCACGCCACACTGCAGAAGAGCGGCGCCGTGATGCTGAGTTTGCCGGAGAAGAAGCGGAGCGTGGAGCCGGTATCACAGACCACCGCGTCCATCGCCACCACACCGACCACCGAgcaaaacatcaacaacaacaacgtggAGATTCCCAGCTGGCACTCCGCGCACCCGACATTACGCGAAAG AAATGCACTGATGTTCAATAATGAACAAATGGCAGATGTCCATTTCATTGTTGGACCTCCTGGTGAATCTCAAAGGGTCCCGGCACACAAG TACGTGCTGGCAGTGGGAAGCtctgtattctgtgccatgtttTACGGGGATCTCGCAGAAGGGGACTCTGATATCCATATTCCAGATGTGGAACCCGCTGCTTTTCTCATCCTGCTCAA ATACATGTACAGTGATGAGATAGAGCTGGCACCGGACACAGTTTTGGCTACACTCTATGCTGCAAAGAAATACCTGGTATCTGCTCTGGCTCGTGCATGTGTGGGTTTCCTCGAGACGAGTCTGGAGGCGCGAAATGCATGCGTTCTGCTATCTCAGAGTCGTCTGTTTGAGGAGCCGGAGCTCACACAGAGATGCTGGGAGGTGATTGACGCCCAGGCAGAGCTCGCACTGCGCTCTGAAGGCTTCTCTGAGATTGACCTGCCAACACTGGAGAGCATCTTGCAAAGGGAAACCCTGAATGTGAAGGAGTCTGTGGTGTTCCAGGCCGTCCTGGGATGGGCCGATGCAGAATGTCGGAGACAAGGTGTAAGCCCTACCTCGCAGAACCAGCGCTCTGTGTTGGGAAAAGCGTTGCACCTTGTGCGCCTGCCTTCCATGACACTCCAGGAGTTTGCAGACGGAGCCGCGCAGGTGGACATTTTAACCCTTGAGGAAACACACAGCATCTTTTTGTGGTACACAGCAGCTACAAAACCTTCATTGGGATTCCCGGTTAATGCCAGAAAGGGTCTGACGGCGCAACGCTGCCACCGCTTCCAATCCTCTGCCTACCGAAGCAACCAGTGGCGCTACCGTGGACGCTGTGACAGCATCCAGTTCGCTGTGGACAAGCGCGTGTTTATTGCTGGACTTGGCCTGTATGGCTCCAGCGGAGGGAAAGCGGAATATAGTGTGAGAATTGAACTAAAGAGACAGGGAGTGCTTCTGGCACAAAACTTGACCAAATTTGTGTCAGACGGCTCTAGCTCAACATTCCCAGTGTGGTTCGAGCACCCTGTACAGGTTGAGCAGGATGCCTTCTACACCGTTAGCGCCGTTCTAGATGGGAGTGAGCTAAGCTACTTTGGACAAGAGGGAATGACAGAAGTGCAGTGTGGGAAAGTGACCTTCCAGTTTCAGTGTTCCTCTGACAGTACTAATGGGACAGGGGTGCAAGGGGGACAGATTCCAGAACTGATTTTTTATGCATGA
- the btbd6a gene encoding BTB/POZ domain-containing protein 6-A isoform 1 (isoform 1 is encoded by transcript variant 1), which yields MPAAPECRLSNHGRIMKCVTFLLLLPETLKKLKRASKHPGRLSVCYNILTLSLKKRMAAELYPVSDHATLQKSGAVMLSLPEKKRSVEPVSQTTASIATTPTTEQNINNNNVEIPSWHSAHPTLRERNALMFNNEQMADVHFIVGPPGESQRVPAHKYVLAVGSSVFCAMFYGDLAEGDSDIHIPDVEPAAFLILLKYMYSDEIELAPDTVLATLYAAKKYLVSALARACVGFLETSLEARNACVLLSQSRLFEEPELTQRCWEVIDAQAELALRSEGFSEIDLPTLESILQRETLNVKESVVFQAVLGWADAECRRQGVSPTSQNQRSVLGKALHLVRLPSMTLQEFADGAAQVDILTLEETHSIFLWYTAATKPSLGFPVNARKGLTAQRCHRFQSSAYRSNQWRYRGRCDSIQFAVDKRVFIAGLGLYGSSGGKAEYSVRIELKRQGVLLAQNLTKFVSDGSSSTFPVWFEHPVQVEQDAFYTVSAVLDGSELSYFGQEGMTEVQCGKVTFQFQCSSDSTNGTGVQGGQIPELIFYA from the exons ATGCCCGCTGCGCCGGAATGCAGGCTGTCCAATCATGGCCGGATCATGAAATGTGTGACTTTTTTACTTTTGCTCCCTGAAACGTTAAAGAAGTTGAAGCGGGCAAGCAAGCACCCCGGCAGGCTGTCTGTGTGCTATAACATCTTAACTCTTTCCCTGAAGAAGAGGATGGCGGCGGAACTGTACCCGGTCAGCGATCACGCCACACTGCAGAAGAGCGGCGCCGTGATGCTGAGTTTGCCGGAGAAGAAGCGGAGCGTGGAGCCGGTATCACAGACCACCGCGTCCATCGCCACCACACCGACCACCGAgcaaaacatcaacaacaacaacgtggAGATTCCCAGCTGGCACTCCGCGCACCCGACATTACGCGAAAG AAATGCACTGATGTTCAATAATGAACAAATGGCAGATGTCCATTTCATTGTTGGACCTCCTGGTGAATCTCAAAGGGTCCCGGCACACAAG TACGTGCTGGCAGTGGGAAGCtctgtattctgtgccatgtttTACGGGGATCTCGCAGAAGGGGACTCTGATATCCATATTCCAGATGTGGAACCCGCTGCTTTTCTCATCCTGCTCAA ATACATGTACAGTGATGAGATAGAGCTGGCACCGGACACAGTTTTGGCTACACTCTATGCTGCAAAGAAATACCTGGTATCTGCTCTGGCTCGTGCATGTGTGGGTTTCCTCGAGACGAGTCTGGAGGCGCGAAATGCATGCGTTCTGCTATCTCAGAGTCGTCTGTTTGAGGAGCCGGAGCTCACACAGAGATGCTGGGAGGTGATTGACGCCCAGGCAGAGCTCGCACTGCGCTCTGAAGGCTTCTCTGAGATTGACCTGCCAACACTGGAGAGCATCTTGCAAAGGGAAACCCTGAATGTGAAGGAGTCTGTGGTGTTCCAGGCCGTCCTGGGATGGGCCGATGCAGAATGTCGGAGACAAGGTGTAAGCCCTACCTCGCAGAACCAGCGCTCTGTGTTGGGAAAAGCGTTGCACCTTGTGCGCCTGCCTTCCATGACACTCCAGGAGTTTGCAGACGGAGCCGCGCAGGTGGACATTTTAACCCTTGAGGAAACACACAGCATCTTTTTGTGGTACACAGCAGCTACAAAACCTTCATTGGGATTCCCGGTTAATGCCAGAAAGGGTCTGACGGCGCAACGCTGCCACCGCTTCCAATCCTCTGCCTACCGAAGCAACCAGTGGCGCTACCGTGGACGCTGTGACAGCATCCAGTTCGCTGTGGACAAGCGCGTGTTTATTGCTGGACTTGGCCTGTATGGCTCCAGCGGAGGGAAAGCGGAATATAGTGTGAGAATTGAACTAAAGAGACAGGGAGTGCTTCTGGCACAAAACTTGACCAAATTTGTGTCAGACGGCTCTAGCTCAACATTCCCAGTGTGGTTCGAGCACCCTGTACAGGTTGAGCAGGATGCCTTCTACACCGTTAGCGCCGTTCTAGATGGGAGTGAGCTAAGCTACTTTGGACAAGAGGGAATGACAGAAGTGCAGTGTGGGAAAGTGACCTTCCAGTTTCAGTGTTCCTCTGACAGTACTAATGGGACAGGGGTGCAAGGGGGACAGATTCCAGAACTGATTTTTTATGCATGA